In Mangifera indica cultivar Alphonso chromosome 1, CATAS_Mindica_2.1, whole genome shotgun sequence, a single genomic region encodes these proteins:
- the LOC123216880 gene encoding transcription elongation factor TFIIS, producing MEKELVELFEAAKKAADAAAVDGTSSSGPEVSRSVDALKQLKSFPVTYDILVSTQVGKRLRPLTKHPREKIQNVASDLLEIWKKIVIEETTRNNKNGSTEVKVEKVQKAVKVEKSSTKETVKFERSGTFSRSDTVRVEKREVNGNAEPVKVEKIIKEEKPVSSVKKPTQTPIGTPKLTELVRCNDSLRDKIRELLVEALSKVAGEADEEDVHAVNACDPIRVAVSVESVMFEKLGRSNGAQKLKYRSIMFNIKDPKNPDLRRKVLLGEVKPERLVTMSPEEMASDARQQEINQIKEKALFDCERGGAPKATTDQFKCGRCGQRKCTYYQMQTRSADEPMTTYVTCVNCNNHWKFC from the exons ATGGAGAAAGAGCTTGTGGAGCTGTTTGAAGCCGCCAAGAAGGCAGCGGACGCGGCGGCCGTTGACGGAACATCGTCGAGTGGGCCCGAGGTTTCGCGATCTGTCGATGCGTTGAAGCAGCTTAAGAGCTTTCCTGTCACGTATGACATCCTTGTCTCCACTCAG GTTGGGAAACGTCTTCGACCTCTCACGAAACATCCTAGGGAGAAAATACAGAATGTGGCTTCTGACTTGcttgagatttggaagaaaatagTCATAGAAGAGACAACCAGAAATAATAAAAACGGTAGCACTGAAGTGAAAGTTGAGAAAGTTCAGAAGGCTGTAAAGGTTGAAAAGTCTTCTACAAAAGAAACTGTCAAGTTTGAGAGATCTGGCACTTTTTCTAGGTCAGATACTGTCCGGGTGGAAAAAAGGGAAGTAAATGGGAATGCTGAGCCTGTCAAGGTTGAAAAGATAATTAAAGAGGAGAAGCCAGTTTCCAGTGTTAAGAAGCCGACACAGACACCCATTGGGACCCCAAAGCTGACAGAATTGGTTAGATGTAATGATTCATTGCGTGACAAAATTCGGGAGCTTCTTGTGGAGGCCTTGTCCAAAGTTGCTGGTGAGGCTGACGAGGAAGATGTGCATGCAGTAAATGCATGTGATCCAATCCGGGTTGCTGTATCTGTTGAATCTgtaatgtttgaaaaattaggCCGGTCTAATGGTGCCCAGAAACTGAAGTACAGATCTATTATGTTCAACATCAAGGATCCAAAAAACCCTGATTTGAGGAGGAAGGTTCTTCTTGGAGAGGTCAAGCCAGAGAGGCTTGTCACAATGTCCCCAGAAGAAATGGCCAGTGATGCTAGGCAACAGgaaattaaccaaattaaagAGAAAGCTTTGTTTGACTGCGAACGCGGTGGTGCACCAAAGGCCACAACTGATCAGTTTAAGTGTGGTCGTTGTGGTCAACGCAAGTGCACTTACTATCAAATGCAGACTAGGAGTGCAGATGAACCTATGACAACCTATGTAACATGCGTAAACTGCAACAATCATTGGAAGTTCTGCTAA
- the LOC123216898 gene encoding phospholipid-transporting ATPase 1-like, with protein MSCGWWPLPLPPDHSSTSLGSPNINNSNEDTVSIGDTDFCLKSVESHPSSSVKTNQFPSGDLHLRKQLSLACPAEESGQLLSSGVMELQNSNHMPTSFEISKGSTLVQEKHCKSERVHHKSTQFGDNLLHGENPRLIYINDPRRTNDKYEFTGNEITTSKYTLITFLPKNLFIQFHRVAYLYFLAIAALNQLPPLAVFGRTVSLFPLLFVLCVTAVKDGYEDWRRHRSDQKENNREALVLQGDQFQLKKWKKIQAGEVVKILSDETIPCDMVLLSTSDPSGLAYIQTMILDGESNLKTRYARQETVSALSENPISGLIREDSVSGLIRCEQPNRNIYEFTANMEFKGQKFPLSQSNIVLRGCQLKNTESIIGVVVNAGQETKAMLNSAASPSKRSRLEGYMNRETLWLSVFLLVMCMVVACGMGLWLQHHEEELNTLPYYRKVYFTYGKDKFKKYKYYGIPMETFFSFLSSIIVFQIMIPISLYITMELVRLGQSYFMIEDRYMYDSSSDSRFQCRSLNINEDLGQIRYVFSDKTGTLTENKMEFRRASVYGKNYGSSLLVTDSLEGQGTGAGKVGKRRWKLNSEIAIDYELMELLTKDLAGDDRTAAHEFFLTLAACNTVIPIPSSGRSSSCTRIELLDNVEAIDYQGESPDEQALVSAASAYGYTLFERTSGHIGIEIQDERLRFDVLGLHEFDSIRKRMSVVIRFPDDSVKVLVKGADTSMFSILAKGSERNDLVRHATESHLAEYSSQGLRTLVVAARDLTDAELEHWQCLYKDASTSLADRAQKLHQTALFIESNLNLLGATGIEDKLQDGVPEAIEALRQAGIKVWVLTGDKQETAISIGLSCKLLSTDMQQIIINGNSEEACKNLLAAAKAKYGVKSSNKKKRSLKSEDTGNNHLEIPNDTKSSNVREACAGKEEVNESLALIIDGNSLVYILEKDLGTDLFDLATSCRVVLCCRVAPLQKAGIVDLIKSRTDDMTLAIGDGANDVSMIQMADVGVGICGQEGRQAVMASDFAMGQFRFLKRLLLVHGHWNYQRVGYLILYNFYRNAVFVLILFWYILCTGFSTTSALTDWSSVFYSVVYTSVPTIFVGILDKDLSHRTLLQYPKLYGAGHRHEAYNMHLFWITMCDTLWQSLVLFFIPFYIYKESTIDIWSMGSLWTIAVVVLVNIHLAMDIQRWIFITHAAVWGSIVITYACMVTLDSFPILPNYWTIYHLVKSPTYWLTIVLIIIVALLPRFLLKALHQYLWPSDIQIAREAEILRKQANYVSSKTSEDSS; from the exons ATGAGTTGTGGGTGGTGGCCGTTGCCATTACCACCGGATCATTCTTCTACCTCTTTGGGGTCTCCAAACATCAACAACAGCAACGAAGATACCGTCTCTATTGGAGATACTGATTTTTGTCTGAAATCTGTTGAATCTCACCCTTCTTCTAGTGTTAAGACAAATCAGTTCCCCTCTGGGGACCTTCATTTACGTAAGCAGTTGTCCTTGGCATGCCCTGCAGAGGAGAGTGGACAACTGCTTTCTTCGGGTGTAATGGAGTTGCAGAACAGCAATCACATGCCCACCTCCTTTGAAATCTCTAAAGGGTCTACCTTGGTGCAGGAAAAGCATTGTAAGTCAGAGAGGGTTCACCATAAAAGTACACAGTTTGGAGATAATCTTCTTCATGGAGAGAATCCCAGGTTAATCTACATTAATGATCCTAGGAGAACCAATGACAAGTATGAGTTCACTGGGAATGAGATCACAACAAGCAAGTACACTCTGATTACTTTCTTGCCCAAGAATCTTTTCATTCAGTTCCATCGGGTAGCCTATTTATATTTTCTGGCTATTGCTGCTCTCAACCAGCTTCCCCCTCTTGCCGTCTTTGGGAGAACAGTGTCTCTTTTCCCCCTCCTGTTTGTGCTTTGCGTGACAGCGGTTAAAGATGGCTATGAGGATTGGCGAAGACACAGATCAGATCAAAAAGAGAACAATCGGGAAGCTCTGGTGCTTCAAGGTGATCAATTTCAGttgaagaaatggaaaaaaatcCAGGCTGGTGAGGTTGTGAAAATCCTTTCTGATGAGACAATTCCATGTGACATGGTCTTGTTGAGCACTAGTGATCCTAGTGGGCTTGCTTACATTCAGACAATGATTTTGGATGGTGAATCAAACTTGAAGACAAGGTATGCTAGGCAAGAAACAGTTTCTGCTCTATCTGAAAATCCTATATCAGGGCTGATCAGAGAAGATTCTGTATCAGGACTGATCAGATGTGAGCAACCCAACAGGAATATTTATGAGTTTACTGCCAATATGGAGTTCAAGGGGCAAAAATTTCCCTTAAGCCAATCAAACATCGTGTTGCGTGGTTGTCAGTTGAAGAACACTGAATCAATAATTGGTGTTGTAGTAAATGCAGGACAGGAAACTAAAGCAATGTTGAACAGTGCAGCATCCCCATCCAAGAGAAGCAGATTGGAAGGTTACATGAATAGGGAAACTCTGTGGTTGTCTGTTTTTCTTTTGGTCATGTGTATGGTTGTGGCCTGCGGAATGGGTCTATGGCTTCAACACCATGAAGAGGAGCTTAATACTTTGCCTTATTACAGGAAAGTATATTTCACATACGGGAAGGACAAATTTAAGAAGTACAAATATTATGGGATTCCCATGGAgacttttttctcctttttaagCTCTATCATAGTGTTTCAGATAATGATACCAATTTCTCTGTACATTACAATGGAATTGGTTCGATTGGGACAGTCATATTTCATGATTGAAGACAGGTACATGTATGACAGCAGCTCTGATTCAAGGTTTCAGTGCAGATCTTTGAATATAAATGAGGATTTGGGTCAAATACGATATGTATTTTCAGACAAAACTGGGACACTTACAGAAAACAAAATGGAATTTAGAAGAGCAAGTGTTTACGGGAAGAATTATGGGAGTTCCTTGCTTGTGACTGATTCATTAGAAGGACAGGGAACTGGAG CTGGAAAAGTTGGTAAAAGGAGATGGAAACTTAACTCGGAAATTGCTATTGATTATGAACTAATGGAGTTGTTGACCAAAGACTTAGCTGGTGATGATCGAACTGCTGCACATGAGTTTTTCCTTACACTGGCTGCGTGTAATACTGTGATTCCTATTCCGAGTTCTGGAAGATCATCTAGTTGCACCAGAATCGAATTACTTGATAATGTAGAAGCTATTGATTATCAGGGTGAATCTCCAGATGAGCAAGCTCTAGTTTCTGCAGCCTCAGCATACGGATACACTCTCTTTGAGCGCACATCTGGCCATATTGGGATAGAGATCCAAGATGAGAGATTGAG GTTTGATGTGTTGGGGTTGCATGAATTTGATAGCATTCGCAAAAGAATGTCAGTTGTTATCAGATTTCCCGATGATAGTGTGAAGGTGTTGGTGAAGGGTGCTGATACTTCAATGTTCAGTATATTAGCTAAAGGTTCTGAGAGGAATGACCTTGTCAGGCATGCAACGGAGAGCCATCTGGCTGAATATTCATCACAGGGCTTACGCACTCTTGTTGTTGCTGCAAGGGATCTTACTGATGCAGAACTTGAGCACTGGCAGTGCTTGTATAAAGATGCAAGCACCTCATTAGCTGATAGAGCTCAAAAACTTCACCAAACAGCATTGTTTATTGAATCCAACTTAAATTTACTTGGGGCTACTGGAATTGAGGACAAGTTACAGGATGGTGTACCGGAAGCAATTGAGGCCCTTCGGCAAGCAGGAATTAAGGTCTGGGTTCTGACTGGAGATAAACAAGAGACAGCAATTTCAATTGGTCTTTCTTGCAAACTTCTGTCCACTGACATGCagcaaataattataaatggCAATTCTGAGGAGGCATGCAAAAATCTTTTAGCTGCTGCAAAAGCTAAATACGGTGTGAAATCGtccaataaaaaaaagaggAGTTTGAAATCAGAAGATACTGGAAACAACCATCTTGAGATTCCGAATGATACGAAGTCTTCCAATGTGCGAGAAGCTTGTGCTGGGAAGGAGGAAGTGAATGAATCATTGGCACTCATAATTGATGGAAATAGTTTGGTGTATATTCTGGAGAAGGATTTGGGGACAGAT CTTTTTGACCTTGCAACTTCCTGTCGGGTCGTGCTATGCTGTCGGGTTGCGCCATTGCAGAAAGCTGGAATTGTTGATCTGATCAAGAGCCGAACTGATGATATGACTCTGGCCATAGGTGATG GGGCCAATGATGTTTCTATGATTCAAATGGCGGATGTTGGTGTTGGAATATGTGGTCAGGAAGGGCGTCAAGCAGTGATGGCATCAGACTTTGCAATGGGGCAGTTTCGGTTTCTGAAAAGATTACTCTTGGTGCATGGACACTGGAATTATCAGCGTGTTGgctatttaattttatacaaCTTCTACCGTAATGCTGTTTTTGTATTGATACTATTCTG GTACATATTATGCACAGGCTTTTCAACTACTTCTGCGTTAACAGATTGGAGTAGTGTATTTTATTCTGTTGTATATACATCTGTGCCAACAATTTTTGTTGGTATTCTAGACAAAGACTTAAGTCATAGGACATTGTTACAGTATCCAAAACTGTATGGTGCGGGGCATAGACATGAGGCATATAATATGCACCTCTTCTGGATCACTATGTGTGACACACTATGGCAAAGTCTTGTACTCTTCTTTATTCCTTTCTACATTTACAAGGAGAGCACAATTGATATCTGGAGCATGGGCAGTTTGTGGACAATTGCAGTAGTTGTCCTTGTTAATATACACCTGGCCATGGATATACAGCGATGGATATTTATTACTCATGCAGCGGTATGGGGTTCTATAGTTATAACATACGCTTGCATGGTGACACTGGATTCTTTCCCTATTTTACCGAACTACTG GACAATCTACCATCTGGTTAAGTCACCAACCTATTGGCTCACCATTGTACTTATTATAATTGTCGCATTGCTCCCACGTTTTCTTTTGAAAGCTTTACATCAATATTTGTGGCCTTCGGATATCCAGATTGCCAGAGAAGCTGAGATACTAAGAAAACAAGCTAATTATGTGAGTTCAAAAACAAGTGAGGATTCCAGTTAG
- the LOC123216905 gene encoding probable WRKY transcription factor 70, with protein sequence MESCSWPDHLPSDRRRAIAELVKGRDFALQLRDLVHSNNNNVSVSLQQRINQDLVLNILNSFTNTLSILKRSNGESDEVSQVPTPTHFTRDADVPLKSEDSEGSSKTTSTIKDRRGCYKRRRYSDSFTKETPTLVDDGHAWRKYGQKVILNAKYPRNYFRCTHKLDQGCQATKQVQQTEDNPPLYRSTYYGHHTCKNLLKASVQLLCDSSSKDQSSMISFGNNTHFTDKHNTHFSLPFHHQ encoded by the exons ATGGAGTCTTGCTCTTGGCCCGACCATCTTCCTTCAGATCGACGACGAGCCATTGCTGAGCTCGTTAAAGGCCGAGATTTCGCCCTTCAGCTTCGCGATCTCGTTCATAGCAACAACAATAATGTCTCAGTCTCACTTCAACAGCGCATCAATCAGGATCTTGTGCTCAACATACTCAATTCCTTCACCAACACTCTCTCCATTTTGAAGAGAAGTAATGGTGAGTCCGATGAAGTTTCTCAAGTTCCAACCCCTACCCACTTCACCCGGGACGCTGATGTTCCTCTTAAGTCTGAGGATTCAGAGGGAAGTAGTAAAACTACTTCAACAATCAAAGATCGGAGAGGATGCTACAAGCGaag AAGGTACTCTGATTCATTTACCAAAGAGACCCCTACCCTGGTAGACGACGGCCATGCATGGAGAAAATATGGACAGAAAGTGATTCTCAATGCAAAATACCCAag GAATTATTTCAGGTGTACTCACAAGCTTGACCAAGGTTGCCAGGCAACAAAGCAAGTTCAACAAACTGAAGACAATCCTCCATTGTATCGTTCAACATATTACGGTCATCACACATGCAAGAACTTGCTAAAAGCTTCTGTGCAGCTTCTGTGTGATTCATCTTCAAAGGATCAATCTTCCATGATCAGCTTTGGCAACAATACCCACTTCACAGATAAACACAACACCcatttttctcttccttttcatcATCAATAA
- the LOC123216914 gene encoding uncharacterized protein LOC123216914: MAVILFLDSVMVPLSLFLMVGYHANLWRCFKTRPSCITIGIDAMRRKEWFQDMKEGDDKKAMLAVQSLRNTLMAASLAATVAILVELALAALTNNTYNASRSFHSAFLEPQSGNGGRIFALKFGSTSFFLLASFFCSALGLGFLIDANFLVSANEEFSFPAYTQMVFEQGFILAFIGNRILCMSFPLLLWMFGPLPVALGSVALVWGLYVRDFVGKFSRSDTMHSLT, from the exons ATGGCCGTAATCCTTTTTCTTGATAGTGTCATGGTCCCCTTGAGCCTCTTCCTCATGGTGGGCTACCATGCCAATCTTTGGCGCTGTTTCAAGACCAGGCCCTCGTGTATAACAATCGGAATCGATGCAATGAGAAGAAAAGAATGGTTTCAAGACATGAAAGAG GGTGATGATAAGAAGGCGATGTTGGCTGTTCAAAGCCTGAGAAATACGCTAATGGCCGCCAGTTTAGCTGCAACAGTAGCGATTTTAGTGGAATTAGCATTGGCAGCGCTAACCAACAACACTTACAACGCAAGCCGGAGTTTCCACAGTGCTTTTTTGGAGCCACAATCGGGCAATGGTGGGAGAATTTTTGCTTTGAAGTTTGGCTCAACGTCTTTCTTCTTGTTGGCTAGCTTCTTTTGCAGCGCCTTGGGACTGGGGTTCTTGATCGATGCTAACTTCTTGGTGAGCGCTAATGAGGAGTTCTCGTTTCCTGCTTACACGCAAATGGTGTTTGAGCAAGGGTTCATTTTGGCCTTCATTGGCAATCGGATTCTCTGCATGAGCTTCCCTTTGTTGCTGTGGATGTTCGGTCCTTTGCCAGTGGCCCTGGGCTCTGTGGCTCTGGTTTGGGGGCTTTACGTTCGTGATTTTGTTGGCAAATTCTCAAGAAGTGACACCATGCATAGCCTCACTTGA
- the LOC123216924 gene encoding transmembrane protein 87B-like, with product MIRVGLYFYHYFLGFLIFCLCNLVADVNGSIHEYKNEAFIEQSNAFFFHGGSEGLYASKVVDSSSSSSSSSSSPDKPLKGKSFIRFETVTFVRPKESIRKKNEMQQKTGLVEAIILEVKDRERIGGSFLKLDTICCTKNLSRDGHCNIGEVIINKNMENPNWPKRIQTYFEGTNEEAPMSPADIVDIDRTGMYYLYFMFCDPELKGTLVKGRSVWKNPDGYLPGKMAPLMTFFGIMSLAYLVLGLAWFLRFVQFWKNIMQLHYYITVVIALGMCEMAVWYFDYANFNSTGSRPMAVTLWAATFTSVKKTLSRLLLLVVSMGYGVVKPTLGGLTSRVLLLGLVYFVASEALELFENLGNINDFSGKAKLFLMLPVTVLDSCFILWIFSSLSKTLEKLQMRRNMTKLELYRKFTNSLAVCVLLSIAWIGFQLYFNATDPLSELWQFAWIIPAFWNFLAYTLLMVICALWAPSRNPTRYAYSEEMGEDFDEEGVSLTSSGIKTGDMQTKVDHGYGLREDLEEDKRE from the exons ATGATCCGAGTGGGGCTTTACttctatcattattttttagggtttttaattttctgtttgtgTAATTTAGTCGCAGATGTTAATGGGTCGATTCATGAGTACAAAAATGAAGCTTTTATTGAACAATCAAATGCATTCTTCTTCCATGGCGGCAGTGAAGGTCTTTACGCTTCCAaagttgttgattcttcttcttcatcatcatcatcatcttcttctcctgaTAAGCCTCTTAAGGGCAAGTCCTTCATCag GTTTGAAACTGTTACATTTGTGAGGCCGAAGGAGTCTATAAGGAAGAAGAATGAGATGCAACAGAAAACCGGATTGGTGGAGGCTATCATACTTGAGGTTAAAGATAGGGAAAGAATTGGAGGTTCATTTCTAAAATTGGATACCATATGTTGCACGAAAAATCTTTCTAGGGATGGGCACTGTAATATTGGAGAggtaattattaacaaaaatatggaaaaccCCAATTGGCCTAAACGCATACAAACTTATTTTGAAGGGACCAATGAAGAAGCTCCAATGTCTCCTGCTGATATTGTTGATATAGATAGGACTGGGATGTACTACctctattttatgttttgtgatCCAGAGCTCAAGGGTACGTTGGTTAAAGGAAGAAGTGTGTGGAAGAACCCAGATGGCTACTTACCAGGAAAGATGGCTCCTTTGATGACATTCTTTGGCATAATGTCTTTAGCTTACTTGGTGCTTGGCTTAGCATGGTTTTTGAGGTTTGTCCAATTCTGGAAGAATATAATGCAGCTTCACTATTACATCACTGTGGTAATTGCTCTTGGAATGTGTGAAATGGCTGTCTGGTACTTTGATTATGCCAATTTTAATTCAACCGGAAGCAGACCCATGGCGGTTACATTGTGGGCGGCAACTTTTACTTCTGTTAAGAAGACACTGTCTCGCCTTCTTCTGCTTGTGGTCTCTATGGGCTATGGTGTTGTCAAGCCAACCCTTGGTGGTTTAACCTCAAGAGTTCTTCTTCTTGGTTTGGTATATTTTGTTGCATCAGAGGCCCTTGAGctctttgaaaatttgggaaaTATCAATGACTTTTCTGGAAAAGCAAAGTTATTTTTAATGCTGCCTGTTACTGTTCTGGATTCCTGCTTCATTCTGTGGATCTTCTCATCACTCTCCAAAACTTTGGAGAAACTTCAG ATGAGGAGAAACATGACTAAATTGGAGCTGTACCGAAAGTTTACCAATTCCCTTGCAGTGTGTGTGCTACTCTCCATTGCTTGGATTGGATTTCAG CTATATTTTAATGCAACTGACCCATTAAGTGAGTTGTGGCAATTTGCTTGGATCATTCCAGCTTTCTGGAATTTCCTTGCATACACTCTTTTGATGGTGATATGTGCCCTTTGGGCTCCTTCACGTAACCCTACCAG ATATGCTTACTCAGAGGAGATGGGAGAGGACTTTGATGAAGAGGGTGTCTCGCTGACTAGCAGCGGGATAAAAACCGGGGATATGCAAACTAAGGTGGATCATGGGTATGGCCTCAGAGAAGATCTTGAGGAGGATAAGCGGGAATAG
- the LOC123218946 gene encoding vacuolar-sorting receptor 1-like encodes MREKLGFLVCIWFLLCVSSLGSFVVEKNSLKVTSPGSIKGVYECAIGNFGVPQYGGTLVGTVIFPKANQKACKGYDKVDLSFKSKPGGLPTFLLVDRGDCYFTMKAFNAQKGGAAAILVADDRIEPLITMDTPEEENASAEYLQNITIPSALISKSLGDSIKKALSSGDMVNMNLDWRESLPHPDDRVEYEFWTNSNDECGPKCESQIEFVKSFKGAAQILEQKGYTQFTPHYITWYCPEAFILSKQCKSQCINHGRYCAPDPEQDFSRGYDGKDVVVQNLRQACFFKVANESRKPWLWWDYVTDFAIRCPMKDKKYNKECADEVIKTLGVDLKKVDECIGDTEADVDNQILKAEQDSQIGKGSRGDVTILPTLVINNRQYRGKLDKGAVLKAICSGFLETTEPALCLTADIETNECLENNGGCWQDKNANLTACKDTFRGRVCECPVVQGVKFVGDGYTHCEASGALRCEINNGGCWKKTQNGKTYSACFDDNSPGCKCPPGFKGDGVNGCEDVDECKEKLACTCPECKCKNTWGSYDCSCSSGLLYMQEHDTCISKDAITEFSWGFVWILFFGLAAAGVAGYGVYKYRIRRYMDSEIRAIMAQYMPLDSQADVHQTTNNHGGV; translated from the exons ATGAGGGAAAAGCTTGGGTTCTTGGTGTGTATTTGGTTTTTGCTTTGTGTGTCTAGTTTGGGAAGCTTTGTTGTGGAGAAGAATAGCTTGAAAGTTACATCGCCGGGGTCAATAAAGGGAGTTTATGAATGTGCAATTGGGAATTTTGGTGTTCCTCAATATGGAGGAACCTTGGTTGGCACGGTTATTTTTCCAAAAGCTAATCAGAAGGCATGCAAGGGTTATGATAAAGTTGATCTCTCTTTTAAGTCAAAGCCCGGAGGATTGCCCACTTTCCTCCTTGTTGATCGGGGAG ATTGTTACTTTACCATGAAGGCCTTTAATGCACAAAAAGGTGGAGCAGCAGCTATTCTTGTTGCGGATGATAGGATTGAGCCATTGATAACCATGGATACCCCTGAAGAAGAGAACGCAAGTGCAGAGTATCTGCAAAACATCACTATCCCATCAGCCCTTATTAGCAAATCTTTGGGCGATAGCATCAAGAAAGCTCTGAGTAGTGGAGATATGGTTAACATGAACTTAGATTGGAGAGAGTCTCTTCCTCATCCTGACGACCGTGTTGAGTATGAGTTCTGGACAAATAGCAATGATGAATGTGGACCAAAGTGTGAGAGTCAGATTGAGTTTGTGAAGAGCTTCAAAGGAGCAGCCCAGATACTTGAACAGAAAGGGTACACTCAATTCACCCCTCACTATATAACTTGGTACTGTCCTGAAGCATTTATCCTGAGCAAGCAATGCAAGTCTCAGTGCATCAACCATGGGAGGTACTGTGCTCCTGATCCTGAGCAGGATTTCAGTCGAGGATATGATGGGAAGGATGTTGTGGTTCAAAATTTACGGCAAGCTTGCTTCTTTAAAGTTGCTAATGAAAGCAGAAAACCATGGCTTTGGTGGGATTATGTGACTGACTTTGCAATCCGTTGTCCTATGAAAGATAAGAAGTACAACAAAGAGTGCGCAGATGAGGTTATCAAGACTCTTG GTGTTGATCTCAAGAAGGTTGATGAATGTATTGGAGACACAGAGGCAGATGTGGACAACCAAATTCTTAAAGCTGAGCAAGACTCACAG ATTGGCAAAGGCTCCCGTGGAGACGTGACTATACTACCTACTCTTGTAATAAACAACAGACAGTATAGAG GTAAGTTGGACAAGGGAGCGGTTCTCAAGGCCATATGTTCAGGTTTCCTGGAGACTACAGAGCCAGCTTTATGTTTAACTGCAG ATATTGAAACCAATGAGTGCTTGGAAAACAATGGTGGGTGTTGGCAGGACAAAAATGCTAACTTAACTGCATGCAAg GATACTTTTCGAGGAAGAGTGTGTGAGTGTCCTGTAGTACAAGGCGTGAAGTTTGTCGGTGATGGTTATACTCATTGTGAAG CTTCAGGAGCTTTACGCTGTGAAATTAACAATGGAGGTTGTTGGAAGAAAACCCAAAATGGCAAGACTTACTCGGCTTGTTTT GATGATAATTCCCCAGGTTGCAAGTGTCCACCAGGGTTCAAGGGTGATGGAGTCAATGGCTGTGAAG ATGTGGATGAGTGCAAGGAGAAGCTGGCATGTACATGCCCGGAGTGCAAATGCAAAAATACCTGGGGCAGTTACGATTGCAGCTGTAGCAGTGGATTATTGTACATGCAGGAGCATGACACCTGCATAA GTAAAGATGCTATAACAGAGTTTAGTTGGGGCTTTGTTTGGATCCTCTTTTTTGGTTTGGCTGCCGCTGGTGTTGCCGGTTATGGGGTTTACAAGTACAGGATCCGG AGATACATGGATTCAGAGATCCGAGCGATCATGGCACAGTATATGCCATTGGACAGTCAAGCAGATGTTCATCAAACTACCAACAACCACGGGGGTGTTTAA
- the LOC123218954 gene encoding protein FATTY ACID EXPORT 3, chloroplastic-like, with product MSVSVELLSIKNPNPRISFSNGVVKRALCTSPSLQFDSRGCRVSLFIANGLGVGSCLRLPRSSINRTFVVSAASHEESASEIEIEKNGEDLKASVEESNEAWKQALESFKEQALKLQSVSQEAYEIYSKKALIILQETSEQLKIQAEKARQELTVVAKELSEEGKEYLTTAAEKSPEVKEIVVTFTSSTDELKDVTKIRDFHVGIPYGLLLSLGGFLSFMLTGSTSAIRFGLILGGALLALSISSLRSQNKGETFPLALKGQAAIATIIFLRELRIFSQRFTFPASVTTLISGAVVAFYAYKIIIDGQWRKGSGSESGAEN from the exons ATGAGTGTGTCGGTCGAGTTGCTATCAataaaaaaccctaaccctaggaTCAGTTTCAGCAATGGAGTTGTGAAGAGAGCTCTGTGTACGTCGCCATCTCTCCAGTTCGATTCTCGTGGTTGCCGGGTTTCGCTCTTTATCGCAAATGGACTTGGCGTTGGCTCTTGTTTGCGTCTTCCACGGAGTTCGATTAATCGGACATTTGTCGTTTCTGCAGCTTCCCACGAGGAATCG GCTTCGGAAATTGAAATAGAGAAGAATGGTGAGGATCTCAAAGCTAGTGTTGAAGAATCGAATGAAGCTTGGAAACAGGCGTTGGAGTCGTTCAAAGAACAAGCTTTAAAACTGCAGAGTGTGTCTCAAGAAGCATATGAGATATACTCCAAGAAAGCTTTGATCATATTGCAAGAAACTTCAGAGCAGTTGAAAATCCAAGCCGAAAAGGCTAGACAGGAATTGACTGTTGTAGCGAAGGAACTCAGTGAAGAGGGTAAAGAATATCTCACCACGGCTGCGGAGAAGTCTCCTGAAGTTAAGGAGATTGTGGTAACATTTACATCGTCAACTGATGAATTGAAAGATGTAACTAAAATCCGTGATTTTCACGTTGGAATACCATATG GTTTGCTTCTTTCTCTCGGTGGTTTCCTTTCCTTCATGTTAACAGGCAGCACATCTGCCATCAGATTTGGTTTAATTCTAGGTGGCGCACTTTTGGCTTTAAGTATCTCCAGTTTAAGATCACAAAACAAAGGAGAAACATTTCCCTTAGCCTTGAAAGGGCAGGCAG CTATAGcaactataatatttttaagggAGTTACGTATATTTTCTCAG AGATTCACATTTCCAGCTTCTGTGACAACCCTTATTAG TGGTGCAGTGGTAGCATTCTATGCATATAAGATCATTATTGATGGCCAGTGGAGAAAAGGATCAGGCTCAGAATCTGGGGCAGAGAATTGA